The DNA segment ATAACTATACCTTTTACTGTGATTGTTGCTTCTAAAGAATTCTTTTTTTAGCACAATTGGGATATGTGAGCCGTTAGCTCAGTTGGTAGAGCAACAGCCTTTTAAGCTGTGGGTCGTTGGTTCGAGTCCAACACGGCTCACCATACATTGCTTTTATTAAGTTTTCTTGAGGATTTTGGTCGAGATTTTTTTGATTTGATTGAAGATATAGTTTTTTTCTTGAGCATAATCAAGGTCCCCATCGTCTAGCTGGTCTAGGACATCGCCCTTTCACGGCGAAAACAGGGGTTCAAATCCCCTTGGGGACGCCAGTCTTCGCTACTTCGTGGCTACGTCTGGCTGGTGCCATCTTTTAATATGTAATTACTAATTAATCTATGCTAGTACATGCGAAGACTGTCTGAAAAAGCCAAAGGAGACAACGGATGAGTCCCATATTAAGTTAATTTATGTCATATTACGTTTATCTTATAAAATCTATTAAATACTCAACAACATATGTTGGCTATACAAAAAATATAGCTGAGCGTCTGGCTACACATAATTCTGGAGGCTCTATTCATACAAAGAAAGACAGGCAGTGGGAGTTGATCGTATGTATAACATTTAAAAATATAGAATGTGCGAAACAATCTTAACTCTTTCCAAAATCTTCTATTCATGTAAAATCTTTTCATGGAAAATCTCGTTTTTTGATAAATTTTTAACATCTTTTTATCAGCGAGATTTTCCTCTTTTTACAAAATTATTTCAAGATTTTAATTTTGGGATAGGTTCTAATTCTTTTCTCAGTTTTATAAAGCGATTATAGCTTACTTTTGCCTGAAAGTAGTATGATAAAAAGCCACAAATCATTGTTTTGTAGTAGTTTTTAAAACACTTGAATCCAGAATAATGAAAATAAATTGTTATAGTTATTACTTTACTTGCTGTTAGTTTTCTTTTTCTACTAACATTTTTTTGCTTGGACCAGAAATTTTCTTGCTTCTGTTTGTTTTAAAAACCTGCAAAAATAATTAATTTCGCATAAAATAGTTACCAACATTACGGTATCTCCCTTTGGTTTTTATGTATTCCTGGGAGATTACCGTAAATCTTTTTTTCATCAAGTTTTTTTAATTATCGAACTCGCGTTAAATTATAGATATTAGTAGGAGTTGGAATGAGTTTTAGAGTTATTCATCATGAGGGCGACAAAGATTTATTGATTGAAAAGATAAAAGTAGCTGCAGACCAACTCAAAAGCGATGAATATAAAGATAACTTTGATTTTGATGAAGGTGAGTGGGAGCGTGCAGTTGATTCAGTGGTAAGCGGTGACTTATCTAACACAGAACTTGTATTTCTTGTTTTACACCTTGCAATAAATAGTTATTTTCCGCCTGTTTCTGAAGATTGTGGAATAAGTGCTTACGAAACTCTTGCAGATAAAACCTCAGGGAAATTAGCAAAAACATTACAAATGTTTGTAGATGGCAGGAGTTTTTCTACAGGTAATGTGGGGTTTGGGTTTGGTGATGAAATAAATTGTGGATATTTAACCTCTGATGAAGTTAGAGAATTTTTAGGATTACTTAAAGCGTACACTCCAGTTGAGGGTGAAGAAGAATTTGTTGCTATGTTGATTGAGACATTCTCGACGCTTGTTGAGAAAAATTCTGGCGACTTATTTAT comes from the Candidatus Dependentiae bacterium genome and includes:
- a CDS encoding GIY-YIG nuclease family protein; its protein translation is MSYYVYLIKSIKYSTTYVGYTKNIAERLATHNSGGSIHTKKDRQWELIVCITFKNIECAKQS